In Streptomyces erythrochromogenes, the DNA window GCGGATACTCGGTCGTCATGTACGCGAAGTAGGTGTGGACCATCGCGGGACTCGCTCGCCGGATCTTGCCTCCCTGCACGACCCCGCTACGGATGCTCCAGTCCTGCTTGGTCTTCACGCGGGAGCGGTTCACGTTCGTCTCGCGATGACAGATGTGCACATGCGCCGAACTGCACTCACCACACTGCGCGTTCTCTCGAAGGTGCAGATCTACCAGGTGCATTCCGGTCAGCTCACCGATACGGAAGCCGCCGTCGTCCAGCCACGTCACGACCATCCGGTCCCGTGCCGTCTTGAAGTCCTCCAGCAGGACCTCCCGGGCGCCCTCCGGAGGCAGCTTCGGATGGCGCCGCCGGACCACGCGCTTCGGCCGTAGCTTGTTGGTCGGCATCTCCTTCAGGATGTGCCCGAGCAGGGCGCGGTTCCGGTCTGCCTTCGTCGGCAGGCGCGTCCCGCCGAACTCTCCGGCGACGGCCTCGTTGATTCCCAGCTTGCCCTGGTGGTTATAGAACCCCTTCAACGCCGCCGCCGCGGTCTCCAGGGTCCTCTGTTGGTACGGCTTCTTCCCCGCCCGCCATGGCTGTCCGATCGGGCCGTTGAACTCGGCACCGACCGCGCCCATGTACCGCTCGAGGTCATAGAGCGTCACCGTCTCCGGCGACAGGCCCTCGTATGGCAGCCATCGCAAATGGTCCACGAGGAGGTAGGCGTACGTTCTCGCCGTACCTACGTCGCATGCTCGCAGGAAGCTGTCGGCCACAGGATCCACCTGTCCGCCAGGTTCCACGATCGTGTACGCGACTCTGCCGTCCCGTCGACGGATCTCCTGTACTCGCAGATCGCCGATGACTGTACGTCGGCTCACTCTCCACCCCTCGCCTCACCTGGTCACACATCACACACACCGTGTGCTCGGCCGGTTAACGAGGCTGGGACGCAGAAGGCAACGCCATAGACACACATCAACTACACATGGCGGGCAGGGAAGTTAACTCGTGGGTGAAGAAGAACGCGTCCGGCCAGCCGCCCGTCTGTTCCAGCATCTCCATCGACAGGGCGTGGGCGCCGCCGAGGAACGTCGTGACCAGGCCCCGCCGCATCGGGTCCGTCGCGCGCAGGCGCGGGACGTGGCGGCGCTGGGTCCCGCCCGCCTCGTCGGCGATCCGGAAGCCGACGATGCCCAGGCGTGCCCCGGGCCGCGTCTCGTACAGGTCGGCGGTACGGCGGACGACGTCGGTGTCGACGAGGAGCCCGTCGTCGTCGAGGTCCACGAGTACGTCGACGTCCCCGTACTCCCGCAGCCGCCGCCAGGCGACGTTGCGGCCGCCGGAGACGCCGAGGTTCTCCGCCAGCTCCACGCCGACGACGCCGTCCGGCAGGCCGGGCAGCGCGCAGCCGTTGCCGACCACGACGATCCGGGCCGCGGGCTCGTCCTGCGCGGCGACCGAGTCCAGCAGAGCCCGCAGCTCGGGCATCCGGTCGCCCATCGTCAGCACGGCCACGCCCACCCGCGGTCGGGCCACACCCATCACGTCCCTCCGGCACCAGGCCACCCGCCCCGCGAGCCTACCGCCGCCCGGCCCCGGCCCCTCCCGGCCCGATTCGGCCCGATGGGGCACGCGGTCTCGCCAGGAGCGGAGGCGGGGCGGCAGAATCGGGCTCCGGCAGGGAACGAGGGGACGGGCATCGGCATGGCATTCGGCAGGAACGCAGGCGGCGTCGACTTGGGTACGGAGGTTCCCGTACTCCCCGGGGCACCGCTGCTCGGATCGCTCCACGACCTGAAGTCGGACTCCCTCGGCACCTATCTGCGGGCACAGCAGCGGCGCGGTGACGTCGTACGGGTCTCGGCCGGGCCGCCCGGGATGCGGGCCGATCTGTACTGCGTGTTCTCCCCCGAGGGCGTCCAGCAGGTACTCGCCTCGCAGGCGGCCAACTTCCGCAAGGACAACGCCTTCTACCAGGAGGTCCGGGAGTCCTTCGGCAACGGCCTGCTGACCAGCCAGGACGAGGACTACCTGCGCCAGCGCCGCCTCGTGCAGCCGCTGTTCACGCGGCGCCGGGTGGACGGGTACGCCGGGGCCGTCGCCGCCGAGACCGCGTCGGTCGTCGCCGCGTGGGAGGAGGCGGTGGACGGTGTCGTCGACGTCTCCGACGAGATGACGCACCTCGCGCTGCGGGCGGTCGCCCGGATCCTCTTCGGCACCGACGTCGAGGCCACCGCCGACGTGGTGGCCCGCTGCTTCCCGGTGATCACGGACTACGTGCTGCGCCGCGGGTACTCCCCCGCCAACGTCCCGCGCCACTGGCCGACCCCGGGCAACAGGCGGGCAGCCGCCGCGATGGACGAGCTGTACGGGGTCTGCGACCAGATCATCGGGCAGCGTCGGCGGGCCGGCGCGGACGCCCCGGGCGAAGACGCCGCCGAAGACGCGTCCGCCGGGGTCGCTTGCGCCGAGGACGCCTCCGGTGAGGACCTGCTGACGCTGCTGGCCGCCGCCCGGAGTTCGGACGACGGGGAGTTCGACGCCGCCGAACTCCGCGACCAGGTGCTGATCTTCCTGCTCGCCGGGCACGAGACGACCGCCACCTCCCTCTGCTTCGCCCTGCACCTGCTGTCCCGCCACCCCGAGCAGCAGGACCGGGCCCGCGAGGAGATCACCCGCGTCCTGGGCGGCCGGACGCCGCAGGCCTCCGACCTGGACCGGCTCCCGTACCTCTCGCAGGTGGTCAAGGAGGCCATGCGGCTGTACCCGGCGGCCCCGGTCATCGGCCGCAAGGCCGTCGCCGCCACCCGGATCGGCGAGCACGCCATCCCCGCGGGCGCGGACGTGATCCTGGCTCCCTGGGTGACGCACCGCCACCCGGAGCACTGGCCCGACCCGGACCGCTTCGACCCGGAGCGCTTCACCCCGGAGGCGGAGGCCGGGCGGCCGCGCTACGCGTGGTTCCCCTTCGGCGGCGGCCCGCGCGCCTGCATCGGGCAGCACTTCTCGATGCTGGAGTCGGTGGTCGCCCTGGCGATGATCCTTCGGGCGTACTCGTTCGAGGCGGTGGACACGGAGATCCCGGTCGGCGCGGGAATCACCCTGCGGACGGAGGGTCCGGCGCGCTGCCGGGTCCGTCGCTTGGACCGGTAGCGGCCGCCCGGCCATCATGGCCGGATGGACGAGGAGATTCCGGGCCGTCTGTCCCCGTACGCACGCAGGCCGAAGCGCGCGTTGCTGCCCGGGTCGCCCGCCCCGCTGCCGCTGCGGCGCCGGATCGGCGGCTTCTTCCTCTTCCGGTTCCTGACCGCGCTGCCCGACGACCTCGCCGACGCCGTGGCCGCGCTGCTCGATCCCTTCGAACGGGCCGCCCGCCTGGCCGGCCGGCTCGTCCACGGGCCGGCCCTGCGCGGCGGCCGGACGAGCGCGGCCCGCCGCTTCGCCCTGGCCCTGCACGGCTTCCACTGGACGCACTGGCAGGCCGAGACCGACGGGCCCGAGGCCATGTTCACCGCCCGGCGCGGCGACGGCCCGGGGGCCGCGGGCACGGTCACCGCCCGGCCGCCCTGGGGCCGCGGCGACCCGGGCCGCGGGGCGCACACCGCCGTCTGCTCCCTGCGCCGCGTACCCCGGCTGCGCCGCAGGCCGGTCAGGGTGGACCTGGTCTTCGCCGACGGCTCGTGGCTCGCCCTGCGGCTGAACACCCGGGCCGACGCCGCCCGGCTGCGCGCCGCGCTCGGGCCCGCGCGGAGTACGGCCGTACCGGGCACGGCATCGTCACCTCACAGGCACCGGCACCGGCTTTCCCACCCGAGCCCGAGCCCGATATCGGGGTGCGGGCCGGCGGGGGCACCCCATAGGGTCGATGCCCGTGGAACCACTCAGTGAGAAACAGATCCGTGCGTCCTTCGTGAACTGCACCAAGGGCGAGGCGGCGCGCATGCGCCTGCCCCTCGACTTCGCCGAGCTGCCCTGGGAGGACCTGGACTTCCTGGGCTGGGTGGACCCGGGCGCACCGCTGCGCGCCCATGTCGTGCTGCCCCGGGAAGAGGGCCCGCTGGGGATCTCCCTGCGCGTGCCGTCCGTGGGCCGCACCAGCGCGGTGAAGTCCAGCCTGTGCCAGATCTGCCTGACGGGCCACGCCTCCTCCGGCGTCACCCTGCTCGCCGCGCCGCTGGCGGGCGCCCGCGGCCGCGAGGGGAACACGGTCGGCACGTACATCTGCGCGGACCTGGCCTGCTCCCTGTACGTGCGCGGCAAGCGGCAGCCGAAGCTGCGCGCCGGCCGGCAGGAGGAGTCGCTGACCGTGGACGAGCGCCTCGCGCGCCTGGAGGCCAACCTGAACGGCTTCGTGTCCCGCGTCACCGGGGTCACGGTCGCCTGAACCGCCCGCACCCCTACCCGGCGGCCGAAGGCTCAGATACGGTCGGCCGCCGGCTGGTGGTTGCCCTGGAGGCGTTCGAGGTCGGAGGGGCGGACCTGGATGACGAACAGCGCGATCGCCGCCCCGACCAGGGTGAACAGGGCCGCCACGACGAAGGCCGTGCTGATGCCCGAGGTCAGGACCAGGTCGCCCCACGGCTTCGGGAGCTGCCCGGTGCGTTCGAAGAAGGCCTTCTGCACGGGGCCCGCCGTGGCGAGGAAGTCCGGCACCTGCTCCTTGGCCTCGTTGCGGCTGGCCGTGCCGTAGACGGTCACCAGGATCGACAGGCCGAGCGAGCCGCCCACCTGCTGCATCGTGTTCAGCAGTCCGGATGCCGCTCCCGACTCCCGGTCGGGGACGTTGGACAGGGCCATCAGCGTCAGCGAGACGAACTGCAGGCCCATGCCGAGGGCGAAGAACAGCATCGGGCCGAGGATGCTGCCGAGGTAGGTGGAGTGGACGTCGATCTGGGTCAGCCAGGCCAGTCCGATCGCCGATGACAACGCGCCGCAGACCATGAACGGTTTGGGCCCGAACTTCGGCAGGAGTTTCGCGGTGAGGCCCGCGCCCACCGCGATCACCACGCTGACGGGCAGGAAGGCGAGGCCGGCCTGGATCGGGCTGAAGCCGAGCACGATCTGCACGAAGAGGGTCAGGAAGAAGAACATGCCGAAGATCGCGCAGGCGAGCATGAGCATGATCCCGTAGGTCCCGGCCCGGTTGCGGTCGGCGAACATGTGCAGCGGGGTGATCGGCTGCGGCGAGCGCCGCTCGTTGAGGACGAACAGCGTCAGCAGGACGACCGCGGTGCCGAAGGAGGCGAGCGTCACCGGGTCGCGCCAGCCCTCCTGGGAGGCACGGATGAAGCCGTAGACGAGCGCGACCATGCCCAGGGTGGACAGCAGCGCGCCCGCGAAGTCGAAGTGTCCGGGGTGGCGTTCGGACTCGCGCAGGACCTTCGAGGCCAGTACGGCGATCACCAGCGCGATGGGGACGTTGACGAAGAGGACCCAGCGCCAGTCGAGCCACTCGACGAGGATGCCGCCCGCGAGGAGTCCGATCGCGCCGCCGGCCGCCGAGACCCCGGCGAACACGCCGAACGCCCGGTTGCGGGCAGGGCCTTCGCGGAAGGTGGTGGTGATCAGCGCGAGGGAGGTCGGTGAGGCGATGGCGCCGCCGACGCCCTGGAGGGCTCGTGCGGCCATCAACTGGCCCTCGTTCTGGGCGAGCCCGCCGAGGAGCGAGGCCAGGCCGAAGAGCAGGACGCCGAAGATGAAGACGCGTTTGCGGCCGAGGATGTCGCCGGTGCGGCCGCCGAGGAGCAGCAGGCCGCCGAAGGCGAGGGTGTAGGCGTTGACGACCCAGGAGAGGCTCTCGGTCGAGAAGTTCAGCGCGGTCTGGATGTGCGGCAGGGCGATGTTCACGATCGTGATGTCGAGAACCACCATGAGTTGGCAGGACGCGATGACGAACAGGGCGAGTCCGTTGCCGCTTCCTCGGACCGTGCCGTCCTTGCCGTCGGTCCGTTTGCTGCTCGGCGTTGCGTTCGGGTCCACCCTCCCGACGCTAAGCCCGCGCCCCTGGGGTCACCACTCGAACGGCCTAGTGCCGGTGACATTTCACATGTCACACTACGATCATGGATGACTTCCTCAGGCTCTCCGCGAGCACGGCCCGATTCACCCACGGCGCCCCGCGGGCACTGTCCTTCGGGGACGACGGCCGCCTGCTCTGGTTCCTCCGGTCGACCGGACCCACCGACGCTTTCGACAGCCTCTGGGTGCTCGATACCAGCACCGGCGCAGAGATCCGGCTTGCCGATCCCCGCGAGCTGTGCCCCGAGCCCGGCCCCCTGCCCACCGCCGAGCGGCGGCTGCGCGAGCGGACCCGGCTCGTCGCCGCCGGGATCGGCTCCTACGCCCTGTCCGGCGACGGGCGCCGCGCCGCCTTCGCGCTGTACGGACGGCTCTTCGAGGTCACCGCGGACGGCGCCGGAACCCTCAGGGAGATCCCCGCCGCCGGCCCCGCGCTGGACCCGCGGCCCGACTCCGACGGCTCGCGCACCGCGTACGTCGCCGACGACGCCCTGTACGTCGCCCCGGGCGGCCGGGTCAGCCCCGACGACGGAGCCCGCTGGGGCCTGGCCGAATTCGCCGCCGCCGAGGAGCTCGGCCGCTCCCGGGGCCACTGGTGGTCCCCCGACGGGATCGCGCTGCTCGCCGCCCGCGTCGACGAATCGGCCCTGCAGCGACGGTGGTTCGCCGACCCCGCCCACCCCGAGCTGGCGGCCGAGGACTTCGCCTACCCGGAGGCGGGCGGACCCAACGCCGAGGTGCAGCTGTGGGTGCTCGGGGAGACCCGGGTACGGATCGAGTGGGACGCCGAGAGCTACCCCTACGTCTCCGACGCGGGCTGGGAGTCGGCCGAGGAGATCCTGCTGACGGTCCAGGACCGGCTCCAGCGCACGGTACTGCTGCTCTCCGCCGACCCGGCCACCGGCCGCACCCGGGAGCTGTCCCGCACCACGCACCCCCAGTGGGTGGACCCCCTGGTCCCCGGCACCCCGGCGCGCCTGCCCGACGGGCGGATGCTGACCTCGGCCGACACCCCCGGCGGGGCCGCCCGCGCCCTCGCCGTGGACGGGGTCCTCCTCACCGGAGACGACGTCCAGGTGCGCCGCGTGGCCGGGGTCCACGAAGGCCGGCTGCTGATCGAGGCCGGACTGCGCGACCCGGCCGAGCAGCAGGTGCTGCTGCTGGACACCGCCACCGGGGAGGCGACCCCGCTCGCGGACGGGCCCGGCGTCCACAACGTGACCGCCTCGGCCGGGTTCCTGCTGCTGACCTCCGCCGACGCGGGCGGCGTGCGGCGCGTCGTACGCACCCCCGACGGGCGGGAGCTGGCCCCCGCGGACCTGTCGCAGCCGCTGCCGTACCGCGTGGCGCCGGTCCTGGAGCGGGTCACCGAGCACGGCGTCCCCACCGCCCTCGTGCTGCCCCGCGGTCACGTCCCCGGCCGGAAGCTGCCCGTCCTGATGGACAGCTACGGCGGCCCCGGCGCCCAGGACATCACCGCCGACCCGCGCCGCTGGCAGCACCGCCAGTGGTGGGCCGACCAGGGCTTCGCGGTGGTGACCGTCGACAACCGCGGCACCGCGCACGTCTCGCCCGCCCACACCCACGCCATGTACCGCGGCTTCTCCGAGGTCACCCTGGACGACCAGGTCGCGGCGCTGCACGCGCTGGCCGCGCGCCACGGCGACCTCGACCTCGGCCGGGTCGGCATCCGCGGCTGGTCCTACGGCGGCTACCTGTCGGCGATGGCCGTGCTGCGCCGTCCCGACGTCTTCCACGCCGCGGCCGCCGGGGCCGCGCCGACCGACTTCCGGCACTACGACACCGCGTACACCGAGCGGTACCTGGGCCTGCCGCAGGAGCACCCGGACGTCTACGAACGGGACTCGCTGCTGCCCGACGCCCCGAAGCTGTCCCGGCCGCTGCTGCTGGTCACCGGCCTGGCCGACGACAACGTCCACCCCTCGCACACCCTGCGCCTGTCCCAGGCCCTGACGGACGCGGGCCGCCCCCACCAGCTGCTGGCCCTCCCCGGCGTCACCCACATGACCCCGGGCGGCACCCGCGAGAAGATCATGGCGCTGGAACTCGACTTCTTCCGCCGCGAACTCGCCTGAAGGTGTTACGGCACGACCTCGGCGATGACGGAAGACACATGGACGGGGCCGACGGCTGCAGCCGTCGGCCCCGTCACTCAGCAGTGAGGATCAGCAGGTACCGGCCGGGCGTTCCCGGACCACCAGGTCGGTGGAGCCGGTCGTCGCGTCCAGCCAGGCGACCTGGCGGCCGGTGCCGGCCGCCGGGTGGTTCTGCTCACCACGGTTGCAGGACACCCGTTCGCGGCGGGAGCCGTCGGTGGTCAGCTGCCACAGC includes these proteins:
- a CDS encoding tyrosine-type recombinase/integrase, which codes for MADSFLRACDVGTARTYAYLLVDHLRWLPYEGLSPETVTLYDLERYMGAVGAEFNGPIGQPWRAGKKPYQQRTLETAAAALKGFYNHQGKLGINEAVAGEFGGTRLPTKADRNRALLGHILKEMPTNKLRPKRVVRRRHPKLPPEGAREVLLEDFKTARDRMVVTWLDDGGFRIGELTGMHLVDLHLRENAQCGECSSAHVHICHRETNVNRSRVKTKQDWSIRSGVVQGGKIRRASPAMVHTYFAYMTTEYPPDAKHGMLLVNLCGPTAGLPWTTDSARKLLKRAGYRLDLGPVRPHMFRHQFGSDVLDAAGGNAVIARDAGGWASAQTVEEIYGHVDVHDPAFVTALNAVWGESS
- a CDS encoding cytochrome P450, which encodes MAFGRNAGGVDLGTEVPVLPGAPLLGSLHDLKSDSLGTYLRAQQRRGDVVRVSAGPPGMRADLYCVFSPEGVQQVLASQAANFRKDNAFYQEVRESFGNGLLTSQDEDYLRQRRLVQPLFTRRRVDGYAGAVAAETASVVAAWEEAVDGVVDVSDEMTHLALRAVARILFGTDVEATADVVARCFPVITDYVLRRGYSPANVPRHWPTPGNRRAAAAMDELYGVCDQIIGQRRRAGADAPGEDAAEDASAGVACAEDASGEDLLTLLAAARSSDDGEFDAAELRDQVLIFLLAGHETTATSLCFALHLLSRHPEQQDRAREEITRVLGGRTPQASDLDRLPYLSQVVKEAMRLYPAAPVIGRKAVAATRIGEHAIPAGADVILAPWVTHRHPEHWPDPDRFDPERFTPEAEAGRPRYAWFPFGGGPRACIGQHFSMLESVVALAMILRAYSFEAVDTEIPVGAGITLRTEGPARCRVRRLDR
- a CDS encoding FBP domain-containing protein, producing the protein MEPLSEKQIRASFVNCTKGEAARMRLPLDFAELPWEDLDFLGWVDPGAPLRAHVVLPREEGPLGISLRVPSVGRTSAVKSSLCQICLTGHASSGVTLLAAPLAGARGREGNTVGTYICADLACSLYVRGKRQPKLRAGRQEESLTVDERLARLEANLNGFVSRVTGVTVA
- a CDS encoding MFS transporter; translated protein: MDPNATPSSKRTDGKDGTVRGSGNGLALFVIASCQLMVVLDITIVNIALPHIQTALNFSTESLSWVVNAYTLAFGGLLLLGGRTGDILGRKRVFIFGVLLFGLASLLGGLAQNEGQLMAARALQGVGGAIASPTSLALITTTFREGPARNRAFGVFAGVSAAGGAIGLLAGGILVEWLDWRWVLFVNVPIALVIAVLASKVLRESERHPGHFDFAGALLSTLGMVALVYGFIRASQEGWRDPVTLASFGTAVVLLTLFVLNERRSPQPITPLHMFADRNRAGTYGIMLMLACAIFGMFFFLTLFVQIVLGFSPIQAGLAFLPVSVVIAVGAGLTAKLLPKFGPKPFMVCGALSSAIGLAWLTQIDVHSTYLGSILGPMLFFALGMGLQFVSLTLMALSNVPDRESGAASGLLNTMQQVGGSLGLSILVTVYGTASRNEAKEQVPDFLATAGPVQKAFFERTGQLPKPWGDLVLTSGISTAFVVAALFTLVGAAIALFVIQVRPSDLERLQGNHQPAADRI
- a CDS encoding S9 family peptidase, which produces MDDFLRLSASTARFTHGAPRALSFGDDGRLLWFLRSTGPTDAFDSLWVLDTSTGAEIRLADPRELCPEPGPLPTAERRLRERTRLVAAGIGSYALSGDGRRAAFALYGRLFEVTADGAGTLREIPAAGPALDPRPDSDGSRTAYVADDALYVAPGGRVSPDDGARWGLAEFAAAEELGRSRGHWWSPDGIALLAARVDESALQRRWFADPAHPELAAEDFAYPEAGGPNAEVQLWVLGETRVRIEWDAESYPYVSDAGWESAEEILLTVQDRLQRTVLLLSADPATGRTRELSRTTHPQWVDPLVPGTPARLPDGRMLTSADTPGGAARALAVDGVLLTGDDVQVRRVAGVHEGRLLIEAGLRDPAEQQVLLLDTATGEATPLADGPGVHNVTASAGFLLLTSADAGGVRRVVRTPDGRELAPADLSQPLPYRVAPVLERVTEHGVPTALVLPRGHVPGRKLPVLMDSYGGPGAQDITADPRRWQHRQWWADQGFAVVTVDNRGTAHVSPAHTHAMYRGFSEVTLDDQVAALHALAARHGDLDLGRVGIRGWSYGGYLSAMAVLRRPDVFHAAAAGAAPTDFRHYDTAYTERYLGLPQEHPDVYERDSLLPDAPKLSRPLLLVTGLADDNVHPSHTLRLSQALTDAGRPHQLLALPGVTHMTPGGTREKIMALELDFFRRELA